Below is a window of Lepidochelys kempii isolate rLepKem1 chromosome 14, rLepKem1.hap2, whole genome shotgun sequence DNA.
ATCCTGTACCATTTTTGGTTTCATGGGATAGTTATTTAgaatataaaaacataagaacagccatactgggtcagaccaatgttccatctagcccagtatctttttttccgacagtggccaatgccaggtgccccagaaggaatgaacataACAAGTAATCATCTAATGATCTGTTCCCTGTCGCTTattaccagcttctggcaaacagaggctaaggacaccatccctgcccatcctggctaatagccattaatggacctaacctccatgaatttatctagttcttttttgaaccccgttatagtcttagccttcacaacatcctctggcaaagagttccacaggttgactgtgcgttgtatgaagaaatacttccttttgtttcttttaaacctgctgtccattaatttcacttggtgacccctagttcttgtgttatgagaaggagtaacaGGATTTGTGGCAGGATGTAGCCCTGTATCCACACCCTCCATATTATTATGGTAATAATCTTTGTACCAAGTATGTCTTTTAAGGTATCaattgaaaactcataatttgatGATTAATATTGTCCTGATAACGTATGTGTGGCAACATTTTCATgcagttataagattccactgtatggtgtttTTAACTCATGTCCCAGACTGAGGTTGGCAAACAGCTCTGTCTCAAACAGAGGATTGTGTGTTCTGCTTTATTTGCATTGAAGCAGtgaacagagtcatcaagcaggaaaggGAGATAAAGGAAGCTCAAAAaggtgaggaaaaagcagcagagTCACCAATGCTGTGAAATGTGGGAcctccatgcctttgtcaccttcaGTTTAGACCAGTCAAAAACTGATAAGAGTGGAAAATGTGAGTGTTCACTAGGAAGGAGCTTTCCATTGAGAACATCATAATAATCTTGCTTTGAAAACTGCGCTGACAGCCTGTGAACTTCCAGACAGAGTTCCGAGTGTTGATTTGATTTTAAAGCTGTAACGGGTTAGGGGACTGGTGACCTCATGCACCACGTATTTCTTTGTGTGATCCTTCTGTAACTGCACTCCACAGGACACAGAGCTCCTTCATGGTCATCGAGAGGGGGAATCACagctttccattttgaaaaaacaaaaaacttatcTTGAATTGTGGAAAGCAAAAGCAGAACTGAGgggatttttttaatggcatAAGACAGAGACTCTGGTTAGGTTCCTCAATTCACCTCATGAAGTTAAGTCTTGAAGACCTTGTTCAGTCACATTGTCCACCATGGATGAATTTCTCCTGCATCCATTCGCACAGATCATGGCTGGCCCCCAAAATCATCACATCCCTGTGGTATGCACAGATCTAAGTGAATCTGTGGGGCCCAGGACCCTCAGTGGTAGACTGGGTGGTGGGCCATGTGTGGTACCAGCCACtaacagaaaacaggatactgggctagagggactattggtctgacccagtatggcctttcttatatTTTCCAGTTTATAAGAATGCATGAACTGTGAGAGGATTTGAGAACTGACTTCCCTTCTCTGGGTTTATATGCTGATTGTATTGGATTGTAATAACATTCCTGGTTTGTTAATATAACAGAGCTCTGCATTTGAGGTTGTTAGCCTCTTCCTAGAGATGAGGAGTAGCATGTCAGTGATGTTACTAAGCTGCATGGTCTCAGAGAGTGAGTTTGCTTCAACATGGGTGTTTTCTTTGCATCTCTGTTTCTAGTATTTCTTCAGCTCTTCCTCCTTGTAGCAGTCCTGAGCTCAGACGGTATCCCTCACAAACTGAAGGAGTGGGAAAAATGCTTTATTGACTCTGACTATGAAGAACTGGTGGATATTGCCAAAAATGGGTTGGAAAAAGCATGTTGTTCAAAGAAGGTGGTGATTGTCGGGGCAGGAATCAGTGGACTCACTGCTGCCAAACTGCTGAAAGATGCTGGTTGCAAGGTAATTATAATGACCAAGAGGAGCCAGAGACAGGCCAGGGAGGCAGTGCTCCTCTGAAATAGTCTTATCATTCCTTTTTGATAGCGTAAACAATGCTGAAGAACAAAACGATGTGAACTGAAGTAAACTGGGTGACTtgtgaaggaaagagagagaaaaatctattATTTTGATTTCCAGACAACATGTTCATTGTCTTGAAGTTAAGGTTATTAGCGAAATAATAGCATAGCTGTATGAAAAATAACACTGCAGCTAAAAAAACCCTAATCCGTACCTTTTATGGAAATGGTGATTAGTTAAGTAAATGTTCCAAAAGATTCAAATGCCCTAACAGTTCGCATATTTCTGACAAAATTCTCTACCTGTGAAACCTGATATTAACTATCTCATAACAACTTTAACTTTcactcttgtttgtttgtttgtttgtttgctttgttttgtttttccatagaAAAAGCTACTGTCTTGGGCCATGGGAAGGACCCAAATCCATTATCCCTATAGATTGCCTAAACATCCTCTACTCCCCCTTCTCAAAACCACCCAAGAACTACAGCCCCTGAGTCTGGAAAAGTCAACAGAGATAGCTTGTGTATTTATATTTGAAGTGCTTAGTTGATGTTGTTGGTTTAAAACCTCCCTCACTGAAAATCTGGCATTAATAATGAATGGAAAAATCACTATTACTGTGAAAACGTCCATACTGGAATGTGTTCCTTGAGTACCCAATGCAGGAATACAGCCTGATTCTGGAAGCATggttgagcacatgcttaactttaagcctatGCTTAAGTCCTATGAAGTTGAAATTCAAGTTGAGCATATGTGTACCTGCTTTTCTGAATCAAGGCCTGTATGCTTACATATCATCTGAAATTACTTTGATAAAACATTAATGTTCTTTCTTTGATGGCCATTTACAAACGAAAGGATGTGGGATAAATCAAGCCCTACCTACAGCCACTAGGTACCAGCAAAGGACTGAAAATCATGACCTGTGTTTTGCCCCTAGGTCCTGATTCTGGAAGCCAGTAACCGCGTGGGAGGACGTATCTTGACCTATCGAGAAAAAGATTGGTATGCGGAGCTGGGAGCCATGCGTTTGCCAAGAGACCATAGGTAATACACAGTTGCCCTCCTCACCCGCCAGCCTTTTTCAGAACAGTGGAAGCCCCATTTTAAAGACTTTTATGAtaattccaagaaaaaaaatctttgaaggCTCAAATTTGGGTAggttaaaatctctctttgtgtGGACTAATTGCATTGCATCAGatagtcagtctgtgtgcacggACTGAAATCTCTATGGAGCTGTAACTCTTCCTGCATAGATGGGATGGGACTGGGTGGGCAGAAGTGCAGAGTGGGTTGAATTATGACAATCTACTCCACCAGCCAAAATGCCAAGTGGCATTTTTTCAAAAGTAAATTGTTTAGtgcattgttttgtttcagttttagcAAAATGTTTCATGACATATTTAACTACAATTTTTATTATGAACATATTTATCATCATTATTGAACTAGTTATCCACATTTTTCATCTACTGCAAAACAGGGTTGAATGTGAATTTAGCAAAATATAGATTTGGGGTCATATGACACACAAATAATGTCATTTACCTAGGTAGGACTGGGCCATTCATGCTCGGGACCATATATGAACATATAAAATTCTTTCTCATTTtggaatttttctctttttactccttttcttttctttagggTTGTGCGTGAATTTATTACCAAATTCAAACTTAAACTGAACCCATTCTATAATACTAATGACAATGCCTGGTATTTGGCTAACAACATCAGGGCAAGATCTGGAGATGTTGACCGAAACCCTGATATCTTGCAATACCCTCTGCTTCCCACAGAGAAAGGGAAATCTGCCAGTGAACTTTATGACCAGACACTGGATATGGTATGTGTGTTGTGGAATGGACTTTTGTACTGTAGGTCTTCACTTCAAAGTTAGATTTTGGTCCTAAACCCCAtctcatccacacacaaaaccatcTTGCTCAACTTAAGTGGTCCTTTCAACCCAGGCTAGCTGGCATTGCTTCAGGGAACAGGTGCTGGCTTTCtcctttccctgggggtgctcaaacCCAGAtcaaccccacaccctgcccccactgcaccccttccccccttcccccatgctcccaccactgccccacccctgctccaccatAGGCCTCACCTCCACTGCACCCCTTTccaccaaggccccacccccaccccacctcttcctgtccccactctgcctccgctccacctcttcccacccagttccggcCCCTCTCCCAAGCGCaccctctcccccagtgcctcctgcacaccatggagCAGCTGACCACAGCAGGCCAGAGGCacggggagggatggggaggagttgatcagctgGACCCACTAGTGGGCCGGAGGTGCTGGGGTGTAGGGGGTGGCAGCtgactgctggtgggtgctaagcacccgctattttttttccatggatgctccagccctggataaggtatgctccagccctggagcacccacagagtcagtacCTATGGCTGAGGGTATGAGTTAGAGCTaagggtctgtgttcacttgagCTAGTAGGCAACTCAGTGTGTGCAGTGAAGGTGCAAGCTAAAACCCTTGAGTtctgatagtcctccaatgccttcccacaatcccCACCCCCAGGTGCCCAGAAATATAAACTAGTtctgggaaagaatcatagagtgGCTCAGCTTACTACGGCACAGAGAACCACGGAAAATggccccagaagtcctagcagTATACACATGGGTGAATGCGTCACCAGAGAGGGTGCAGTATCTCAACTGAGAGGAACAGACCCCTATTCAAATCCCCACTGCTGATCAGATAGAGGGAAGACTTGCACAAGAGGTTTCCCACATGCTTGGTGAGTACCCAAATCCCTGGGAAAAGCTATGAGGCTGGTGCTATTTCAAGACACACCTTAGGCTCCTGACTCTAGGAGAGGCTTCACAGTTGAGATCCCCAAGCAGAGATAGGCGTTGAACGCCCTGGAAGGGGTAGGGATTAGGACACACCCCTTTTTTGGCATCTCTCGTTGGCCAGTTTAGCTAGCTCAGCCTGCTTGAgccttttgtggatcccattcttaggtgcctaaccttTCTTCCACCCTTCATTGTGTAGGGAGCCTGAGAATGTGACtgtgtgaatcccagtgattttctagacacctaaaagttaggtgttgagACACGTAGCACTGCAATGTCTATATCCATTTGTGAATCTAGCCTCTTGCGATATTTCCAAAAGATCAGTGTGATTTCAATAGGATTAAAGacacataggtgcttttgaaaatgccagtaGATGCCTATCTGCCTCTTTAAACAatgaaatacatttgaaaatctggttctcTTTTTACCTTTAGGCTCTGTCTACCGGATAGATCTTACAGCGGCACAtcgcagctgtgccactgtaagatctcctgTGTAGCTTCTCTacgccggcaggagagagctctcctaccggcataattaaaccacccccaatgagctctcccgccgacatagcgctgtccacaccagtgcttttgtTAGTGAAACTTTTATCGGTCaggaggggtgttttttcagaCCATGGATGGATAAAAGGTTGACCAACAAAACTGCTACTGTAGACATTGCCTTAAACTATTAATTTTATTGTTCAAAAAGTCTGAGCGAAAGCAGTTGAGACAGCTGGAAAACtgcaggaaaggaaaacaaaaattaccGCTCCTTATCCCCATTCATAGGCACTgactcagtgggtgctccagggctggaacacccaagttaaaaaattagcgggtgcttagcACAGTGCCAGCAGCCAGATCCCCCCTCCCACAGTGCCTCCTGTCCACCGGCGGcaccactgatcaactcctcccactccctcccatcACCTCTCACCTGCCTTGAACAATTGTTCtgaggcatgcaggaggctcctggagggagggggagtagtGGCGAtggggcacactcaggggagggggcagaaataggtgggaagaggcagggcagtggtgggggcttgggggaaagggcggagtgggggtgaggcctgggggggtgtcgagcacccaccagctaGAGGAGAGGTCCGTGCCTACGTCCCCATTAAAAAGATCTTGTTAACAGCTCTTCCACCTGAGCAGTCATTTCATGTCCTGCTCCATGGGCATATGCACTAGGATACCACCTATAAGTATGTGATCGCAAACAGGGAAAATAACCAATCTGCAAAGGTAGAGCTGTGATTGTGAGACTAGCAACTGTTTGCCTTGTTGCTCCCCAGGTGACAACAGACTGCagagttttgaaagagaaatATGACTCCTTTTCCATCAAGGTAATTGAATAAGGCATTCCAGTATCCTGTGCCTGATTTCCTAAAACTTTCCTCACACCAGCTAATGCAACACCTTGTGGGATAGATTGTGCCATGTTCACACAGTCCATGGTAGGAGGTATTACATCTGAATCCTCCTACACCTCCTGGCTATGCGGAGGAAACACGGTTGCCTCATGGGGCCTTGCATACTTTCCCCTGTGGTCCTCCGGGTTCTGCATTGCGGAACGGGGAGGGCAGGGCCACGGACCCATATCTTCTTTGCCTACATTGGTCAGTAGAAAGCAAACGGTCTCTGTGCTCCCATCGGTCCTGTGTTTGTGTAGTGAAGACAGGACCCTCCTCCATACCTATGTAACTGACGTGGCATCTCTTCTTCTCACCCTGGGTCTCTGAGTGGCATCCAACTATGTGTCCTCATCCATGGTTATTTCAATGAGGCACCCTTCCTCTGTGTACCTGCCCATCATTATTTTTAATCCATACGaaagtggctctcaacctttccagatgactgtacccctttcaccTGATTTTcatgcataccccaagtttcagctcacttaaaaaccacttgcttacaaaatcagacctaaaaatacaaaagtatcacagcatattattactggaaaattgctgactttctcaattttaccatataattataaaacgaatcaattggaatataaatattatacttacatggcagtgtgtagtatatagagcagtataaagaagtcattgtctgcctgaaattttagtttgcactgacttagctagtgctttttatgtagcttgttgtaaaactagacaaatatctacatgagttgatgtacccccttgGAGATCTCTGTGTTCCCCTAgggatacgtgtacccctggttgagaaccactgctgtaggaaGTGTGACCTGGACCATGGCTGTTTAATCAAAGGCAATAAAATCTTGCTATGGACACTCTGaatgaaatcctgcccccactgaaatcaatgacaaagctcccgttgatttcactggggtcaggatttcacccagtgaatCAAAAGGGATGGGGGATTGTGTCCTGAATGGGATCATCCGCCTTACTCCAGTGATTGTTTATGAGGAAGCTGACAACTCACACAGGAGGGTAGTTGATGTTTGGGATGGTATTCCAGTCACCTGGgcctctaaggccttgtctacactaacactggaagttgatctaagttacgctagTTAAGTTCCGTAACTCAAGTTCACGTAAATGACATTGACTTCTGTTGGGTCTGTGCcgtgctatgttgacaggagacactctcccatcaacatagcttccgcctctcgttgaggtggggTACTGAAGTCGACAgaagagcgctctcccgtcgacttatcGCATCGTCACCAGGCCCGCTAAATCGACACCGCTGCATCAATGGCAGCAGCACCAATTTAGcgtggtagtgaagacaaggcctaagtcaCTTTgtttctccctgcctccagctcgaGGAAGTCTTTGTTGTGGTAGCTGAGTggcagctccctgacaccaccagcctttcagtCACACAAGCTCTCTCCTCTGAGCCGGGCCAGTCGTAGCTTTGCCTTGCGGGTGGTTAACAGTATGTGAACCCCAATTCCCGAGActcattcccctgtgatatccagtcCCAGCCGcgggctactcacagaaatcccagctcCCCCGCAGTGTACCTCAGTTTACCAGTTTTACTTTAAACCACCACTCCTGTAAACCACATAGCCCTGGTGAGCACTTATAAAAGAATGAAAGAAGGTTTGTTTGAGAAAGAATAAGTATTTAACTAGAATTGAGAGAAAGTGATTAGAAGCAAATGGCTAGAATATAAAAGCATAAAACACAAAGCTGGGTGTACCCTTCTCAATAGTTACTTTTCCAATACACTAAAGTAGGCTTCCCCTGCAAAGCTCAGTCTGTTGCAAAGTTGGCTGGGTTCACCAGAATCAGCATCAAAATGTTCATGCAAGGCCCCTGCTCCTTAAGGCaggggtccccaaactttttatgtCATGCTCCCCCTTACCCATAATGTAATCTGTCTGCACCCCTTCGGGGGCCGAAGGCTGGGAGCCGGGGATCGGGGCCAGAGCTGTGACTGGggttggggccaggagcagagccactgccagaccTGGAACCGTGGCTGGGAACTGAGCTGGAGCCGAGAGCCGGAAGCCTGGCTATGGTCCCTGGCTGAGGCCAGGGCCGGGCCATGGTCGGGGGCCGGAAGCCAAAGCCAGGGCCTcagctggggttggggttgggctggagcagagatgggggcagagtggggctggatggtgctccttccctgcccccaatgggggctggcctgggccccatcAAGCCCCCCGCACGTTCCTCCATGCCCCTCTAGGGGGgccatgccccacagtttggggaccactgccttgAGGGGTTTTCTCAGTGAATGAATCCAGAATGCCTTCCCTGACACTCTGTTTatactgaaacagtcttttgCCTTGATTCATAGCCAGGGCCATCTCCTGCCTGTtataatgggtttttttttttgataatttGTTCTGGGATGTGGCCAGGGTAGTGAAAAGAACCTTGCATTACCTACTGGCTGACTGAGGGAGGGGAACAAGTCCCTCTGGTTTGAATGAGTTGTCACCTAGACACAGTACCCCGATGACTAATTTTTACCCCAAGTCCATCAAGCATACTTTCAGTATAAATactttattccttaaatattacccatacataCATCTCGCCACgattatgaatcttgacaagttGTGAGCTTTCTGGAGATACCTTACATGTTACTATTCATAGATAAATAGCTTGTAAGGTGTGTTTGGTGTAGtcagtttgtcaggtctgagctgagagatgtttgcaaagaacaggagaCTGTTTGCCAAGGGGTCTCTGTATCTCTATGGGTGTGACCTTTGGCTAACCCTTACGGGTACTGATTAAGTCCTATGTTCATCTCTTCAGCTGTCATGGTTCAATGTGGATATGATATGCATgcactttctgcccttcctctcttccccaacCAGGAATATTTGATTAAAGAAGGAAAGTTAAGTAGAGGAGCCATTGACATGATTGGTGACTTGCTGAATATAGATGGTAGTTTCCACATGTCTTTTCTGTACTCGGTCATGGATGATATTGCATTCAAAGAAGGGTAAGAAGAAGAGTATCTTTAATTACTTGCTTTATATGGAGAAGAACATGTATCTATGGTAGGATCTGTCTATCGATCCATCCATCTTCTGATATAATGAGGTTGATAAGAAGATAGATGTATCTTATCCATCTATCTGTGCGGCCAGTTGCCTTCTTTCAAGTAGGCACTGATGGTCTGAACTGTCACAGAGGGCAGGTGTTCATTACTATGTTTCTCTAGCCATACAAGGCAGGGAACACTTTCACAAGGGATGAGATGGACATTACTGAAAATGTCTAATGGGGAGCGTTCCTATGGAATTCACTAATTAACTTCTGACTGAGGGTACCTGTAATAGTGATATCAGAGCATCACTCTGTTGTATCGAGGGAACCCTTTGGTCAAATGATCCAGAATTGGGATTACTAACCCTACCCCGTCCCCAGGAGGCACACCTAATTCTAAGGCAATCTCAGTAATCATGCAGAATTTAGATCACGTCGAAGAGTGaagctttaaacagaaagcttGTCTTAACCTTAACTACCGCAGACCTGGCAGTTGCCTGTAATAAAAGAAGCCGGAATTGAAGTAgtcactgggggaggaggggatggaagggGTAAATTATATCTTCAGCTAAGCAGCTCCTTACAGATCCGCTTATTATTTTTGTGATATTCATTCAGAGAACTGTTAACAGAAGCTGTAATTCTTCTACCatcatctcccccctccccactgcctttcTTTCAGTTTTGATGAGATCACGGGGGGATTCGATCAGCTTCCAGAGGCTTTCTACAAGACTATGCATTGGGATATTCTATTTCAGTCCACAGTGGTGAAGATACTACACAACAATGAAAAAGTGAGAGTGTTTTATCGCAGGCCACGCTCATCGCTCCCCTCCTCAGTGACGGCCGACTATGTCCTTGTCACAACCACCTCAAAAGCCGCACGACTCATTAAATTTTCTCCACCTCTTTCCTCCAACAAGACCCATGCCCTGCGCTCCCTCCACTACTCAAAGGACGTGAAGATTTTTTTGGTCTGCAGGGAAAAGTTTTGGGAAAAGGATGGAATCTATAATGGGAGGTCAATCACTGATCGCCCCTCCAGATTCATCTACTACCCCAACCACAATTTctccagtggggtgggggtgatcCTGGCTTCCTACACTTGGGATGATGATGCTGAATTCTTCGTTCCCCTCAGTGATGAAAAGTGTGTTGATGTGGTGCTGGAGGACCTGGCAGAAATCCACCAAATGCCCAAGAATTATATCCAGAACGTCTGTGATAAACATGTGATCAAGAAATGGGGCCTGGACAAATATTCGATGGGAGCATATGTTTCATTCACCTCGTACCAGTTTGTCGACTACTCCAAAGCTTTGTTTCAGAATGAAGGGAGGGTCTATTTTGCAGGAGAATACACTGCTCACCCTCACGCCTGGATCGAAACAGCTATGAAAGCTGCTGTGAGAGCAGCCAGAAACATCCATGCTGATATCAGTGCATCACCTAAGTGGCAACAGAAAGAGCTGAGGGAAAATGAACTGTAAAGgatttcgcaaaaagaaaatgagtacttgtggcaccttagagactaaccaatttatttgagcatgagctttcgttagctaaagctcacttcatcggatgcataccgtggaaactgcagcagactttatatacacacagagaatatgaaacaatacctcctcccaccccactgtcctgctggtaatagcttatctaaagtgatcatcaggttgggccatttccagcataaatccaggttttctcaccctccacccccccccacacaaattcactctcctgctggtaatagcccatccaaagtgacaactctctacacaatgtgcatgataatcaagttgggccatttcctgcacaaatccaggttctctcaccccctcaccccctccaaaaaacacacacacaaactcactatcctgctggtaatagctcatccaaagtgaccactctcctcacaatgtgcatgataatcaaggtgggccatttccagcacaaattcaggttttctcaccccccccacccccatacacacacaaactcactctcctgctggtaatagctcatccaaagtgaccactctccctacaatgtgcatggtaatcaaggtgggccatgtccagccagcacaaatccaggctttcttaccccccccccttttttttttccccagggacacacacaaactcactctcctgctggcaatagctcatccaaactgaccactctccaagtttaaatccaagttaaaccagaacatctgggggcgggggaggtaggaaaaaacaagaggaaacaggctaccttgcataatgacttagctactcccagtctctatttaagcctaaactaatagtatccaatttgcaaatgaattccaattcagcagtttctcgctggagtctggatttgaagtttttttgttttaagatagcgaccttcatgtctgtgattgcgtgaccagagagattgaagtgttctccgactggtttatgaatgttataattcttgacatctgatttgtgtccatttattcttttacgtagagactgtccagtttgaccaatgtaaatggcagaggggcattgctggcacatgatggcatatatcacattggtggatgtgcaggtgaacgagcctctgatggtgtggctgatgttattaggccctgtgatggtgtcccctgaatagatatatggacacagttggcaacagactttgttgcaaggataggttcctgggttagtggttctgttgtgtggtatgtggttgttggtgagtatttgcttcaggttgcggggctgtctgtaggcaaggactggcctgtctcccaagatttgtgagagtgttgggtcatcctttaggatagattgtagatccttaataatgcattggaggggttttagttgggggctgaaggtgacggctagtggcgttctgttattttctttgttaggtctgtcctgtagtaggtaacttctgggaactcttctggctctatcaatctgtttctttacttccgcaggtgggtattgtagttgtaagaatgcttgttgagatcttgtaggtgtttgtct
It encodes the following:
- the LOC140898286 gene encoding L-amino-acid oxidase-like, which codes for MDRFLFLQLFLLVAVLSSDGIPHKLKEWEKCFIDSDYEELVDIAKNGLEKACCSKKVVIVGAGISGLTAAKLLKDAGCKVLILEASNRVGGRILTYREKDWYAELGAMRLPRDHRVVREFITKFKLKLNPFYNTNDNAWYLANNIRARSGDVDRNPDILQYPLLPTEKGKSASELYDQTLDMVTTDCRVLKEKYDSFSIKEYLIKEGKLSRGAIDMIGDLLNIDGSFHMSFLYSVMDDIAFKEGFDEITGGFDQLPEAFYKTMHWDILFQSTVVKILHNNEKVRVFYRRPRSSLPSSVTADYVLVTTTSKAARLIKFSPPLSSNKTHALRSLHYSKDVKIFLVCREKFWEKDGIYNGRSITDRPSRFIYYPNHNFSSGVGVILASYTWDDDAEFFVPLSDEKCVDVVLEDLAEIHQMPKNYIQNVCDKHVIKKWGLDKYSMGAYVSFTSYQFVDYSKALFQNEGRVYFAGEYTAHPHAWIETAMKAAVRAARNIHADISASPKWQQKELRENEL